The following proteins are co-located in the Phaeodactylum tricornutum CCAP 1055/1 chromosome 2, whole genome shotgun sequence genome:
- a CDS encoding predicted protein, whose translation MRRTLTTLVVAAFVSALVEALTSDGIHHSETLSRHAFFKKVATTAAIVTSGSLSLGPNIAVATAGEEEDIAVYFGCGCFWHVQHELVEAEKTILGRSDNELTARAGYAGGTKGAKDGKVCYHNAAQIADYGKLGHAEVVRVNIPPSAFPLFAAEYCKLFSKEGYRADQWGDRGSEYRNLVGIPGGLNSVYAKQLVETSIKEGDKLDFAKGKGDDPDARALSFIMDTRDFPFFTAEQYHQFHDGFAAGENYPNSYNALASKYAKEGNLGNSDCPNGLLGIGALGL comes from the coding sequence TCACAACGCTAGTAGTAGCTGCTTTCGTCTCGGCTTTGGTCGAGGCTCTTACTTCCGATGGTATTCATCATTCTGAAACGCTATCTCGACACGCATTCTTTAAGAAAGTCGCCACCACCGCGGCAATCGTTACGTCGGGCTCTCTGTCGCTAGGGCccaacattgccgttgcTACCGCAGGCGAAGAGGAGGATATCGCAGTGTATTTCGGATGCGGGTGTTTCTGGCACGTCCAGCACGAATTGGTCGAGGCCGAAAAAACTATTCTGGGCCGATCGGACAACGAGTTGACTGCACGGGCGGGCTACGCCGGAGGCACGAAAGGTGCCAAAGACGGTAAGGTTTGCTACCACAATGCGGCGCAAATTGCGGATTATGGAAAGCTGGGTCATGCTGAAGTTGTACGCGTCAACATCCCTCCGTCGGCCTTTCCACTGTTTGCGGCAGAATATTGCAAACTGTTCAGCAAAGAAGGCTATCGAGCAGACCAATGGGGTGACCGGGGATCGGAGTACCGGAACCTAGTGGGCATTCCTGGAGGTCTAAACTCAGTATATGCCAAGCAACTGGTAGAAACGTCTATCAAAGAAGGTGACAAACTCGATTTTGCAAAAGGGAAAGGTGACGACCCCGACGCGCGCGCTTTGAGCTTCATCATGGATACTAGAGACTTCCCCTTCTTTACTGCGGAACAATATCACCAATTCCATGATGGATTTGCTGCCGGCGAAAATTACCCCAACTCTTATAATGCGTTGGCTTCCAAGTACGCGAAGGAAGGAAATCTTGGGAATAGTGATTGCCCAAATGGCCTTCTTGGGATCGGGGCACTTGGACTGTGA
- a CDS encoding predicted protein yields the protein MTRSKFIGSAGAIGLFCLMIIPNVGILIATFLYPKVLGFYFLIPYYAYNLSIGKHEARDGNGWNWFSENFFVFNIVRGYLNLKIEADSELKEAEAKEGAQFVFAVSPHGTNADYRVFIDGMLHEALPQTASKIRTLAATVLFHIPLVREIALWTGCVDASRAVAVERLKEEGGSLLVIPGGQAEQMYTQYGRERVYLKRRKGFLKLCLKYEIPVVPAYVFGVSDYYFTSAKLFGLRMWLVQNLGIALPLCWGRYGLPICPRPVDTTLVFDKPLYLSCQNPSNPSEDEVDKAHLQFCQALEKLFDTHKERLGYGDRKLEII from the coding sequence ATGACCAGATCGAAGTTTATAGGAAGTGCTGGAGCTATTGGCTtattttgtttgatgatCATACCGAATGTGGGAATTCTGATCGCAACATTTCTTTATCCCAAAGTACTTGGGTTCTACTTTCTGATTCCGTACTACGCATACAACTTGTCCATTGGCAAACACGAAGCTCGAGACGGCAACGGCTGGAATTGGTTCAGCGAGAATTTCTTTGTCTTTAACATTGTGAGGGGATATCTAAATCTTAAGATTGAAGCTGACTCCGAGCtcaaggaagccgaagcgAAAGAAGGCGCCCAATTTGTGTTCGCCGTTAGCCCTCACGGAACGAACGCAGACTATCGAGTTTTTATTGACGGTATGCTACATGAGGCACTCCCACAGACTGCAAGCAAGATCAGAACACTAGCGGCGACAGTACTGTTCCACATTCCCTTGGTTCGTGAAATCGCACTTTGGACAGGATGTGTCGATGCCAGCCGCGCAGTTGCTGTCGAGAGATTAAAAGAAGAAGGTGGTTCACTGCTTGTGATTCCCGGTGGCCAAGCAGAACAAATGTACACCCAATATGGACGTGAAAGAGTATATCTGAAACGGCGCAAAGGATTTTTGAAGCTTTGCTTGAAGTACGAGATTCCGGTCGTCCCAGCTTATGTTTTTGGCGTATCTGACTATTACTTCACGTCCGCAAAGCTCTTTGGTCTGCGAATGTGGCTCGTTCAGAATCTTGGCATTGCTCTTCCACTGTGCTGGGGAAGATATGGTCTACCAATCTGTCCTAGACCAGTCGATACCACCCTTGTCTTTGACAAACCTTTATACCTATCCTGCCAGAATCCGTCGAATCCCTCGGAAGACGAGGTTGACAAGGCTCATCTGCAATTTTGCCAAGCCCTCGAGAAGCTGTTTGATACACACAAAGAGAGGCTTGGGTACGGCGATCGAAAGCTGGAAATAATTTAG
- a CDS encoding gamma-interferon-inducible lysosomal thiol reductase (This gene has good EST support and is most similar to the gamma-interferon-inducible lysosomal thiol reductase (GILT) family. These sequences are associated with disulphide bond reduction and antigen processing in mammals.; GILT) protein-family homolog) — protein sequence MSLQGLVVLAVLFCFLPYALFKNRSKNWDFANVSTHAIRETVSDRKMVKVEVYVESLCIDSQLYMSEQLMPTFEKLGDIMDLDLIVFGNAKLDVENAKLECQHGFGECDANAYQLCARDIYPFANRYIPFDSCLFKSLPMGHHDDPFAPNLFANCARLTALDWNALVSCHADERHVWELQLAAALDTPSYHNYVPWVEIDGQHIDEDNVDLLSTICDAYNRTGGDYSRVVEACAESRVRDVHAPSSSVFAEIDRVIVGIYVESLCVYCKQYLEEQVMPTYELLKDYIDLNVVVFGNTMIDVANRSLDCQHGVAECDANAYHGCTRDVYSDTGRYLPFTACLFQTLPMGYSNNEFGREAYADCARRSALDWNALVTCRLDENHVWKLQQRAWKETPSDHQYVPWAVVDGRHIDQEDEDLMASVCDAIKTRRQYDDTPSPPCPEFSMKRR from the coding sequence ATGTCGCTTCAAGGTCTGGTTGTCCTTGCCGTACTATTTTGTTTTCTACCCTATGCTCTCTTCAAAAATAGATCCAAGAACTGGGATTTCGCTAACGTGTCGACCCATGCAATTCGCGAGACTGTGTCTGATCGAAAAATGGTCAAGGTGGAAGTGTATGTCGAAAGCCTCTGTATTGATAGTCAACTGTATATGTCGGAACAGCTGATGCCCACTTTTGAGAAGCTAGGGGACATCATGGATCTCGACTTGATTGTCTTTGGAAATGCCAAGCTTGATGTCGAGAATGCAAAGCTGGAGTGCCAACATGGTTTCGGAGAATGCGATGCGAACGCGTACCAGCTATGTGCCCGCGATATATACCCATTTGCGAACAGGTATATTCCCTTTGATTCATGCCTGTTCAAAAGTTTGCCCATGGGTCATCACGACGATCCCTTTGCGCCTAATTTATTCGCGAATTGTGCTCGATTGACAGCTCTCGACTGGAACGCACTTGTATCCTGCCACGCAGATGAAAGGCACGTTTGGGAGTTGCAACTAGCTGCTGCGCTGGACACCCCTTCTTACCATAACTATGTGCCGTGGGTAGAAATAGACGGCCAGCACATCGATGAAGACAACGTTGATCTATTATCGACTATTTGCGATGCTTATAACAGGACGGGCGGAGATTACAGTCGGGTTGTTGAGGCTTGTGCAGAAAGCCGAGTAAGAGATGTCCATGCTCCTAGCTCCTCCGTATTTGCCGAAATCGACAGGGTTATAGTGGGTATCTACGTTGAAAGTTTGTGCGTGTACTGTAAGCAATATTTGGAAGAGCAAGTCATGCCAACGTATGAACTGCTCAAAGACTACATTGACCTAAATGTGGTTGTTTTTGGAAATACGATGATTGACGTAGCGAACAGATCACTTGACTGCCAGCATGGCGTTGCCGAGTGTGATGCAAATGCGTATCATGGTTGTACGAGGGATGTGTACTCCGACACAGGTCGTTACTTGCCTTTCACAGCTTGTTTGTTTCAGACTCTGCCTATGGGGTATAGCAACAATGAATTTGGAAGAGAAGCTTATGCCGACTGTGCACGAAGATCCGCTCTAGACTGGAACGCACTTGTGACATGTCGGCTCGATGAAAATCATGTATGGAAGCTGCAGCAGCGTGCTTGGAAGGAAACACCATCCGACCACCAGTATGTTCCTTGGGCTGTGGTCGATGGGCGACACATTGaccaagaagacgaagatttgATGGCGTCGGTGTGTGATGCAATCAAAACCCGTCGCCAGTATGATGACACACCATCACCCCCATGTCCAGAGTTTTCAATGAAAAGAagatga
- a CDS encoding predicted protein, with protein sequence MRAELLAYVLLVPVVRAFVPPGTNAFFQNAQHRELAVRKDTPHWFVTVAEGETAVPDSNESINVTAVSLEASAVTVTDVEKVEISEAQKLMQQVKDAGTAGIISYALWEVAFWTVSIPVVIFGYIGVTGHWPDLSDNDDIAKMGAEAFAFVNFARFAVPLRIGLALSTTPWIQNNVVDKFFHKEEK encoded by the coding sequence ATGAGAGCCGAGCTTTTGGCTTATGTTTTGCTGGTACCTGTGGTTCGGGCCTTTGTCCCACCGGGCACTAATgcttttttccaaaatgcgCAACATAGAGAGCTTGCCGTTCGCAAGGATACGCCACACTGGTTCGTCACGGTGGCGGAAGGAGAAACGGCTGTGCCGGACTCCAACGAGTCTATCAACGTGACGGCAGTCAGCCTGGAGGCTTCGGCAGTTACTGTGACGGATGTTGAAAAGGTAGAAATATCGGAAGCACAGAAATTAATGCAACAAGTGAAAGACGCCGGTACTGCCGGAATCATCTCGTACGCGCTCTGGGAGGTTGCTTTTTGGACGGTTTCGATTCCCGTCGTAATATTTGGTTATATAGGCGTCACAGGGCACTGGCCAGATCTcagtgacaatgacgatATTGCCAAGATGGGAGCCGAGGCCTTTGCCTTTGTCAATTTTGCCCGATTTGCCGTCCCACTTCGAATTGGTTTAGCGCTCTCGACCACACCGTGGATTCAAAATAATGTGGTTGACAAGTTCTTCCACAAGGAGGAAAAATGA
- a CDS encoding predicted protein has protein sequence MRHSGVATTALGLFALPGARPFSFSSTGTYSPQTFAPCCAATSRRNSATCNNESFQADDISLLDSMPDREFKTSTPSKGDISELYLSLSHFIDMMDKAPPGTLQTEEIRLLREMMASIAEENEGHVDTMERLLYRMISEWGAATQNMRDDRIILLEPKLEDFLLVFKAWQATLETTLRSKTSSGKLNTKGLSVTVERVWRLFATQKSLFENGLESVKPDQETFRTVLSVFSVSRDRGMDRKVWSLFEAMQSSYDVEPDESIYNFVIRSLAKSRQRGAAERAENLLREAVKQYPPWMDVKGRVRGMSVESFNVVLTAWAKSGLDYGAERAEKLIIFMDEVDSANGSPGTVKPNISSFTSLIDAYAQQSEWDGVAAAERILNRILDFYLEGEAEFQPSIATWTIVLSGWSRLSRKGNRGAASRADRLLKRIESLHQEGRIEFEPDAIAYVTVMNAFCSSKTPDGPPRGEDILDEMNERFMDGDDSMRPSAKSVRMVIDAWVKSNGPGCMEKAERVLDRYEDHLASSGPPDEPHGTFEDTTEIYKILLFGWAKNGDPERAQDYLLDMVDKNMQLDSFCFDKVIEANTFLNGQDSLQRSTQVFELLEKARKTGTIKPNERVYTSYIRAIAKARVPDVAEKADAVLQRMQDLFAEGNRGIEPTVFTYNAVLMACSETPNTEKASNASAFKIALRIFNEVRGQRRGPDHVTFGNMLRCTNLVPKGDQKDKLVKATFQLCCKTGWVNSFVLRDLRDAASAELLESLFSQSLDSLDVEQLPASWQRQFANKRR, from the coding sequence ATGAGGCACAGCGGAGTCGCAACAACTGCGCTCGGTTTGTTTGCTTTACCCGGGGCACGtccgttttctttttcttcaacagGCACTTATTCTCCGCAAACGTTTGCTCCTTGTTGCGCTGCCACTAGTCGCAGGAATTCTGCAACTTGCAACAATGAAAGCTTTCAAGCAGACGACATCTCACTCCTCGACTCTATGCCAGATCGAGAATTTAAGACCTCAACCCCGTCGAAGGGAGATATTTCAGAGTTATATCTTTCCTTGTCGCATTTTATTGATATGATGGATAAAGCTCCACCTGGAACACTGCAAACGGAAGAAATAAGGCTGCTTAGAGAAATGATGGCTTCGATTGCGGAAGAGAATGAAGGCCACGTGGATACTATGGAGCGGCTGCTCTACCGTATGATAAGCGAATGGGGGGCAGCTACTCAGAATATGAGAGACGATCGAATCATTTTGCTAGAACCCAAGCTGGAAGATTTTTTGCTTGTTTTTAAGGCGTGGCAAGCCACTTTGGAAACGACACTCAGGTCGAAAACAAGTTCCGGGAAACTTAATACAAAGGGGCTCTCAGTCACGGTTGAGCGTGTGTGGCGGCTTTTTGCGACACAAAAATCCCTTTTCGAGAATGGACTGGAATCTGTCAAACCTGACCAAGAAACCTTTCGTACCGTGCTTTCAGTTTTCTCGGTGTCACGGGATCGCGGAATGGACCGCAAGGTGTGGTCGTTGTTTGAAGCGATGCAATCTTCCTACGATGTGGAACCAGACGAATCAATTTACAATTTCGTTATCCGCTCCTTAGCCAAAAGCCGACAACGCGGGGCCGCCGAACGTGCTGAAAATCTGCTTCGAGAAGCAGTGAAACAGTATCCTCCTTGGATGGACGTGAAAGGTCGTGTCCGCGGGATGAGCGTCGAAAGCTTCAATGTAGTTTTGACGGCGTGGGCAAAAAGCGGACTCGATTACGGAGCTGAGCGTGCCGAAAAATTGATCATTTTTATGGACGAAGTGGATTCAGCGAACGGTAGTCCAGGGACCGTGAAGCCCAACATTTCGAGCTTTACCTCACTCATCGACGCGTACGCCCAGCAGAGCGAGTGGGATGGCGTTGCAGCTGCCGAACGTATTCTCAACCGAATTTTGGACTTTTATTTGGAAGGCGAAGCCGAATTTCAACCTAGTATTGCTACTTGGACCATTGTCTTGAGTGGATGGTCCCGTCTCTcgagaaaaggaaatcgCGGAGCTGCTTCTCGCGCTGACCGGCTTTTGAAAAGAATCGAGTCATTGCACCAAGAAGGTCGGATCGAGTTCGAGCCGGATGCGATTGCTTATGTCACGGTGATGAACGCTTTTTGCTCGTCAAAGACTCCAGACGGGCCACCTCGCGGGGAAGATATTCTGGACGAGATGAATGAGCGCTTCATGGACGGCGACGATTCGATGCGACCCAGTGCTAAATCCGTACGAATGGTAATTGACGCATGGGTTAAAAGCAATGGCCCTGGTTGCATGGAGAAAGCCGAACGTGTATTGGACCGATATGAAGATCATTTAGCTTCCTCAGGCCCACCAGACGAGCCACATGGAACTTTTGAAGATACCACCGAAATTTATAAAATCTTGTTGTTCGGATGGGCCAAGAATGGGGATCCCGAGCGCGCGCAGGACTACTTATTGGACATGGTGGACAAAAACATGCAGCTCGACTCGTTTTGTTTCGACAAAGTGATTGAGGCTAACACATTTCTTAACGGACAGGACTCCTTGCAACGCTCGACACAAGTTTTCGAGCTATTGGAGAAAGCCCGCAAAACAGGAACAATCAAGCCGAACGAACGTGTGTACACATCATATATTCGCGCAATTGCTAAGGCTCGAGTACCAGATGTGGCTGAAAAAGCCGATGCTGTTCTGCAACGTATGCAGGACCTGTTTGCCGAGGGAAACAGGGGGATTGAACCTACGGTATTTACGTACAACGCTGTTCTTATGGCGTGCTCCGAAACCCCTAATACGGAGAAAGCCAGCAACGCTTCTGCTTTCAAAATTGCGCTGCGCATCTTCAACGAAGTTCGAGGCCAACGAAGAGGACCCGATCACGTGACTTTTGGCAACATGCTGAGATGCACGAACCTGGTCCCGAAAGGCGATCAAAAGGACAAACTGGTCAAGGCCACCTTTCAGCTTTGCTGCAAGACTGGCTGGGTGAACTCGTTCGTCCTACGGGACTTACGCGACGCTGCTTCAGCAGAATTATTGGAATCGCTTTTCTCACAATCTTTGGACAGTCTTGATGTGGAGCAGCTACCGGCAAGCTGGCAAAGGCAATTTGCAAACAAACGAAGGTAG
- a CDS encoding predicted protein, with protein sequence MAISFVLVLYVIIGSSLETDGFAPGFSTRRTLGSSREASWMNSSTRLPVRADKIDSKLLDDFRTSWGEFINPYEVLKVNRAAEQFEIKQSYYKLSRRYHPDGMRYRDILPGSCNNMEDVRNHWERIRMSYEILSDKKSRQRYDRHEALADPGQAVRRAASDAALKGVVGMGKGLLGAGSFAYHQIVKKKSDTVDGVEQKNV encoded by the coding sequence ATGGCGATCAGCTTCGTTCTAGTACTATACGTTATCATCGGGTCGTCTCTAGAGACCGATGGTTTTGCTCCAGGCTTCAGCACGAGGAGGACCTTGGGATCCTCCCGAGAGGCTTCTTGGATGAATAGTTCCACCCGATTGCCTGTGCGGGCCGACAAGATCGACTCCAAGTTGCTGGATGACTTTCGAACATCCTGGGGTGAATTTATCAACCCCTATGAAGTACTGAAAGTCAACCGCGCTGCTGAGCAATTCGAGATCAAGCAGTCTTATTACAAACTGTCCCGCCGCTATCACCCTGATGGTATGAGGTATCGAGATATACTACCGGGATCGTGCAACAATATGGAGGACGTCCGGAACCACTGGGAACGCATTCGAATGAGTTACGAGATTTTGTCGGATAAGAAATCCCGCCAGCGTTACGACCGTCATGAAGCCTTGGCGGATCCAGGCCAAGCTGTACGGCGTGCGGCTTCAGATGCGGCGTTGAAGGGCGTCGTGGGAATGGGCAAGGGCTTGCTGGGCGCCGGATCCTTCGCCTATCATCAAATcgtgaaaaagaaaagcgatACCGTTGACGGCGTGGAACAAAAAAACGTGTAA
- a CDS encoding predicted protein produces the protein MKSSPTNLPFEVAQIIASFVAEGSTLIRLGAVSRVFAEACGEEATWERLYRNVWWNIPRQHTLSYRSDYARRFVLDRSVFQQLQRIAACLRRTCPNQIRDVDLIRLLQRDKSWLHLINNDEYAECMTVPRGMALHQYTGDLCDQYTTCVASITLEYFTLAYISREWNYWLQQSNRNSPTHDSICLEEGAFLLAFSLFDWEKSLNTRPDLARLDMFRRLDELALQLQSRIGLETTASEDPVGATTKLSELLRDLGYGGNVENYYDLNNSSLLFILENRKGIPITLAVLYKCVLRRVGVFVDIIGLPGHVVLGISTNEIFVDVFCGGQVLSVQNCREIVDQYHVEWTDQFLAPVTASNVLLRMTNNMLHCMHRRLAGHLGELQSFEISEVQSRIQFLRKCLLRFQGDGIEEYDDTDELGVRKFQFENRYTLHSFASQFD, from the coding sequence ATGAAATCTTCACCCACGAATCTACCGTTTGAAGTGGCCCAGATAATTGCGTCGTTCGTTGCTGAGGGTTCCACCTTGATACGTTTGGGGGCCGTCAGTAGAGTGTTCGCCGAAGCCTGCGGAGAAGAAGCAACGTGGGAGCGTCTCTATCGCAATGTATGGTGGAACATTCCTCGCCAACACACCCTTTCCTACCGCTCCGACTATGCCAGGCGCTTCGTATTGGATCGATCCGTATTCCAACAACTACAACGGATAGCGGCATGCTTGCGACGGACCTGCCCGAATCAAATCCGCGACGTTGACTTGATACGCTTACTACAACGCGACAAAAGTTGGTTGCATCTCATTAACAACGACGAGTATGCCGAGTGCATGACAGTGCCTCGCGGTATGGCACTGCACCAGTACACTGGAGATCTATGTGACCAATACACCACTTGCGTGGCTTCTATAACCTTGGAGTACTTTACTCTTGCCTACATTTCGAGGGAATGGAATTACTGGCTGCAACAAAGCAACAGAAACTCTCCAACTCATGACAGCATTTGTTTGGAAGAAGGTGCCTTCTTGCTGGCATTTTCCTTGTTTGATTGGGAAAAAAGCTTGAATACTCGCCCAGATCTAGCACGTCTTGACATGTTTCGTCGTTTGGACGAGTTGGCGTTGCAACTCCAGAGTCGAATAGGCTTGGAAACAACAGCATCCGAAGACCCTGTTGGCGCTACCACTAAGCTTAGCGAGCTTTTGCGAGATCTTGGGTACGGTGGAAACGTGGAAAACTACTATGATTTGAACAATTCCTCCTTATTGTTTATATTGGAAAACCGCAAAGGGATTCCCATTACGCTGGCGGTACTGTACAAATGCGTCCTTCGGCGGGTGGGTGTATTCGTCGACATTATTGGGCTTCCGGGACACGTCGTTTTGGGAATTTCTACAAACGAGATTTTTGTCGATGTTTTCTGTGGGGGTCAAGTTCTATCTGTGCAGAACTGCCGGGAAATTGTTGACCAATACCACGTTGAATGGACTGACCAATTCTTAGCACCGGTGACTGCTTCAAATGTACTCTTACGAATGACTAATAATATGTTACACTGTATGCATCGAAGGTTGGCGGGCCACCTTGGCGAATTACAGTCTTTCGAGATATCAGAAGTTCAATCGAGGATTCAGTTCCTGAGAAAGTGTCTCCTGAGGTTCCAAGGCGATGGCATAGAGGAGTACGACGATACGGACGAGCTTGGCGTAAGGAAGTTTCAGTTTGAAAATAGATACACGCTTCACAGTTTTGCTTCACAGTTTGATTAA
- a CDS encoding predicted protein translates to MASPSRSNTPGTTSTPRTARKRRRQEDVAKLRQYGVDLPDIPGLPVPIIPLQIHAGKQARTFFRHATDQAVAPYTQAACEHSVSDCAVPAVATDSFSHGDAAPSVVDAILHRVATSTTAQSSPRQQAAAARERRMHESVQVWLEAVHRQMRDQPALRSTIPVAALEYWWDPVCDGHQPLATRRAAFYLAGHLLQKSADARKWLLENGTRIIHWMDSLEQVVKGPNDSANALPAFQQEGFWLLRYLRDQDYGSLYPTLAVALQRFEQMYPHVHEASLSDGVAGWKDIVALRQYRDQAMRYSEKERRRVQTLVQRCHQCTDVLVPRLGVIGTEESGGKEKQGESDDSDGDSIEWEEGWEATDPFAETNTTAPSHEDAVEHTLATMQAIGGLRDGGLDIQLGNFESDEAPHGDGSILSAEQLVAQGRLQKCILLLHSRHMPRLTLWVEGLTKADALIPNASKTALIQMSSDQNSHRQEVLSELMRLKAETASCLSAARRLGMKDGTTVPTTMSVPTETPTTARSSTVLPVHINLGGSTRHEALVHSMARRKSGPGSQDVTRRRSNRIQIKFNRR, encoded by the coding sequence ATGGCATCGCCGTCACGTTCCAACACTCCCGGGACGACATCAACGCCTCGCACTGCCCGCAAACGGCGTCGACAAGAAGACGTGGCCAAATTGCGGCAGTATGGAGTGGATCTGCCGGACATTCCCGGCCTACCGGTGCCGATCATTCCGTTGCAAATTCACGCCGGGAAGCAAGCCCGAACGTTCTTTCGCCACGCGACCGATCAAGCCGTGGCACCGTATACGCAGGCAGCGTGCGAGCATTCCGTCAGCGATTGTGCCGTACCGGCGGTTGCTACCGATTCTTTTTCCCACGGTGATGCGGCTCCTTCCGTCGTGGACGCGATCCTGCATCGCGTCGCCACGTCCACCACGGCCCAATCCTCGCCACGGCAACAGGCAGCCGCCGCTCGGGAACGACGCATGCACGAGAGCGTACAAGTCTGGCTCGAAGCGGTACACCGACAAATGCGGGACCAACCGGCTCTCCGGAGTACGATTCCGGTGGCGGCACTCGAGTACTGGTGGGATCCGGTCTGCGACGGACACCAACCGCTGGCGACCCGACGTGCGGCTTTTTACTTGGCGGGACACTTGTTGCAGAAGAGTGCGGATGCCAGAAAGTGGCTACTGGAGAATGGTACACGTATTATTCACTGGATGGATAGTTTGGAGCAAGTCGTGAAGGGACCAAACGACTCGGCGAATGCGCTTCCGGCGTTCCAACAAGAGggcttttggttgttgcgGTACTTGCGGGATCAGGATTACGGCAGTTTGTATCCAACGTTAGCCGTCGCTCTGCAACGATTCGAACAAATGTATCCGCACGTACACGAGGCGTCTCTTAGTGACGGAGTCGCTGGTTGGAAGGACATTGTAGCGTTGCGACAGTATCGTGACCAGGCCATGCGGTACAGCGAGAAGGAAAGGCGCCGCGTCCAAACTCTGGTGCAACGATGTCATCAGTGTACCGATGTTCTGGTTCCCCGGTTGGGGGTGATCGGAACGGAAGAATCGGGTGGCAAGGAGAAACAGGGAGAAAGTGACGATAGCGACGGGGACAGCATTGAATGGGAAGAAGGATGGGAAGCCACAGACCCTTTTGCCGAGACGAATACCACCGCTCCGTCTCACGAAGACGCGGTAGAACATACTCTAGCGACCATGCAAGCCATTGGAGGTCTTCGAGACGGAGGTCTGGATATTCAGCTCGGTAATTTCGAGTCAGACGAGGCACCCCACGGAGATGGTTCCATCCTCAGCGCGGAACAATTGGTGGCTCAAGGTCGGTTGCAAAAATGCATTCTCCTACTACACAGTCGTCACATGCCCAGATTAACTTTGTGGGTCGAAGGTCTAACCAAGGCAGACGCACTTATCCCGAACGCAAGCAAAACAGCGCTGATTCAAATGTCGTCCGATCAAAACAGCCATAGACAAGAGGTTTTATCGGAACTTATGCGGTTAAAGGCCGAAACGGCGTCCTGTTTGTCCGCTGCGCGTCGGTTGGGTATGAAAGACGGTACGACGGTACCGACAACGATGTCTGTCCCAACTGAAACGCCGACGACTGCTCGATCATCGACTGTTTTGCCCGTTCACATAAACCTCGGGGGTAGCACTCGACACGAAGCTTTGGTCCATTCCATGGCTCGCCGCAAATCGGGTCCGGGATCGCAAGACGTGACGCGACGGCGGTCGAATCGCATTCAAATAAAATTCAACAGGCGGTAG
- a CDS encoding predicted protein: LLLGSASFSRKLVLQEMGVHFHVCARPIDEKSLGDRTRDAPHVLVRNLASAKMQHLVREIRAGNCTDDLPAPLGRTEWIVLTGDQVVTCDGVILEKPESVQEARDFVRRYASNPPSTVGSCVLTHLPSGTQVSGIDTATVHFDPRLPDDLVDRLLAADAPILSCAGGLMVEHPFVKEHIVRIDGTEDSVMGLSKDLVLRLLDEL, translated from the coding sequence CTCCTTCTGGGATCGGCGTCCTTTTCCCGCAAACTGGTGTTGCAAGAAATGGGCGTCCACTTTCACGTGTGCGCCCGTCCGATTGACGAAAAGAGTCTCGGTGACCGGACCCGGGACGCCCCGCACGTTTTGGTCCGGAACCTCGCCTCGGCCAAAATGCAGCATTTGGTGCGCGAAATACGTGCCGGGAACTGTACGGATGATTTACCTGCACCTTTGGGACGGACGGAATGGATCGTCTTGACCGGCGATCAGGTCGTCACGTGTGACGGTGTGATTTTGGAAAAACCCGAAAGTGTACAGGAAGCCCGGGATTTTGTCCGTCGGTACGCGTCGAATCCACCGTCGACCGTGGGATCCTGTGTACTCACGCATTTGCCGTCGGGAACACAAGTTTCGGGAATCGACACGGCGACCGTACATTTTGATCCCCGCCTTCCGGACGATCTGGTGGATCGGCTTTTGGCCGCCGACGCACCAATCCTGTCCTGCGCGGGCGGACTCATGGTGGAACACCCGTTCGTTAAGGAACATATTGTGCGGATTGACGGGACCGAGGACAGTGTCATGGGCCTGAGTAAAGATCTCGTTCTACGACTACTGGATGAGCTC